The Mytilus trossulus isolate FHL-02 chromosome 3, PNRI_Mtr1.1.1.hap1, whole genome shotgun sequence genome contains a region encoding:
- the LOC134710541 gene encoding uncharacterized protein LOC134710541 translates to MLNKDVIDYCNQHGKQECVAFLSESNNDAEKPSQKSYYKSIEKLSLNSKTLKKSANREKGALNLEAFLSSIYKFPQCENHKRVSKVTSNDLLDLNASFKREKDKNVSLMEETTDLKEKNECLDKSNFKMESKLDNCKLNLKRTAGREKYALNKIQKMEEKVKSSNCGECCEDNKLKIAHLESQLLEKNKQIGELEASVDYLQDLLNDNSNNKKHVIVFDEKSRKYTPELKKCVYEMLQNQVSASKVSCVINTVLKMVDIIPNKLPSRTSVLDMNIQRLYLAHAHIVDVFSKEENTALLTDETSKFGTKFMGYEACDSDGKYWVLGLRDIETKSANDTLKVFNQILSDLDDASNYDNKETSKNIVSHIVATMSDRAATEVKFNELLYQFRKEILPLTYHNYHELTDEEKHSIETLCNFFCGLHALVNFAETARSCLKEIETGIYEIPISDKSYKDNDPGSIRLVRTASKAFGEGSGGDEKSGCQGPFKTFVKEFLDLHKLRGVPLRSFRGTRFNILFQNAGALFFLHSQMKDFLCSYGAGNRLLKSILFDLNTVEFVAGIKALGLLSKFITCPLWSILENRDVSIIDMKVKYLELVTFLDDASKDIPKFMRGEMLPFGEDTHIEKGPIYDALLTTSSFDNTVDMMLQVLLPALCKLSRRLFQDHLPGGKLSNLSNEVKQKVKAAPKTSCYAESVFGQLDNLLRSRPSTKTLAAEACIMFLNNKTLFWLEQKGIQEQKSLMKEASRNVKTLREKYKDRLNEIDQNRKIVINEAIAKREKNQKEKIRKLEQFTNDILIHGLWQSEAEIDNMVLSYEKKTEKLEAIKAQLKFRKEVLNQIPDDKTVFNITKTKEGSKSRKQLTVEEFVKNLKDLVRQSIVKDNLTETERHILVGKRIKHRLMIDGHEKWYHGKVISQVKQTKHCILIMPLKSNICYFLNCKIKHTPVNVQCNNHHEHL, encoded by the coding sequence atgttaaataaagatGTTATTGATTATTGCAACCAGCATGGGAAACAGGAATGTGTTGCATTTCTATCGGAATCGAATAATGATGCTGAAAAGCCTAGTCAAAagtcatattataaatctattgaAAAACTCTCCTTAAACTCCAAAACTTTGAAGAAGTCTGCAAATCGTGAAAAAGGAGCGTTAAATCTTGAAGCTTTTTTGAGCAGTATATATAAATTCCCACAATGTGAGAATCACAAACGTGTTTCAAAAGTTACTTCAAATGATTTGCTTGATTTAAATGCTTCTTTTAAGAGAGAAAAGGATAAAAATGTTTCTCTTATGGAAGAAACAACTgaccttaaagaaaaaaatgaatgtctTGATAAAAGCAATTTCAAAATGGAGTCAAAACTTGATAATTGTAAACTAAATCTAAAAAGGACTGCAGGTAGAGAAAAGTATGCtttgaataaaattcaaaaaatggaagaaaaagtaaaatctagTAATTGTGGTGAATGTTGTGaagataataaattaaaaattgcacACTTAGAAAGTCAGCtactagaaaaaaataaacagataggAGAACTTGAAGCAAGTGTTGATTATTTACAagatttattaaatgataataGCAATAATAAGAAGcatgttattgtttttgatGAAAAGTCTAGGAAATATACTCCAGAActtaaaaaatgtgtatatgAAATGTTGCAAAACCAAGTAAGTGCATCTAAAGTATCATGTGTAATTAATACTGTACTTAAAATGGTTGATATAATCCCAAATAAACTGCCATCTAGGACTTCTGTATTAGACATGAATATACAAAGACTGTACTTGGCTCATGCCCACATAGTAGACgttttttcaaaagaagaaaatacTGCATTACTAACAGATGAGACTTCAAAATTTGGTACAAAGTTTATGGGGTATGAGGCATGCGACTCGGATGGGAAATATTGGGTACTTGGTCTTAGAGATATTGAAACAAAATCAGCTAATGACACATTAAAggtatttaatcaaatattaagCGACTTAGATGATGCGAGTAATTATGACAACAAGGAGACATCAAAGAATATTGTAAGTCATATTGTAGCTACGATGTCAGACAGAGCAGCAactgaggtcaagttcaatgaACTGTTGTATCaatttagaaaagaaatattGCCTCTAACTTATCATAATTACCATGAATTAACTGATGAAGAAAAGCATTCTATTGAAACTTTATGCAATTTCTTTTGCGGCCTTCATGCTCTTGTCAATTTTGCTGAAACTGCTCGATCCTGcttaaaagaaatagaaactgGTATATATGAAATACCCATCAGCGATAAATCTTACAAAGACAATGATCCGGGTTCAATAAGGTTAGTAAGAACCGCATCAAAAGCTTTTGGTGAAGGTTCAGGAGGGGACGAAAAAAGTGGATGTCAAGGGCCTTTCAAGACTTTTGTTAAAGAATTTTTAGATTTACACAAACTAAGAGGTGTACCACTTCGATCATTTAGGGGTACAAGATTTAATATTCTGTTTCAAAATGCAGGAgcacttttttttcttcattctcAAATGAAAGATTTCCTATGTTCATACGGAGCTGGAAATAGATTATTAAAATCGATTCTATTTGATCTGAATACTGTCGAGTTTGTAGCTGGGATAAAGGCGCTAGGATTGTTAAGCAAATTTATTACATGTCCATTATGGTCAATACTTGAAAACAGGGATGTATCAATTATTGATATGAAAGTAAAGTACCTAGAACTTGTTACATTTCTTGATGATGCCTCTAAAGATATTCCAAAGTTTATGCGTGGTGAAATGTTGCCTTTTGGAGAGGACACCCATATTGAAAAGGGACCAATTTATGATGCTTTACTAACAACTAGCAGCTTTGATAATACAGTGGACATGATGCTGCAGGTATTGCTACCAGCATTATGCAAACTGAGTCGAAGATTATTTCAAGATCACCTACCTGGGGGTAAACTAAGTAACTTAAGTAATGAGGTAAAACAGAAGGTAAAGGCAGCTCCAAAGACCTCTTGCTATGCCGAGAGTGTCTTTGGACAATTAGACAATCTTCTTCGAAGTAGGCCAAGCACTAAAACACTTGCAGCTGAAGcatgtattatgtttttaaataacaagaCACTCTTTTGGTTAGAACAAAAAGGAATACAGGAACAAAAAAGTTTGATGAAAGAAGCATCAAGAAATGTTAAAACACTGCGTGAGAAATATAAAGACAGGCTTAATGAAATAGACCAGAATAGGAAAATAGTTATAAATGAGGCAATAGCAAAgcgagaaaaaaatcaaaaggaaaaAATTAGAAAGCTAGAACAGTTCACAAACGACATTCTCATTCATGGCTTATGGCAGTCAGAAGCAGAGATAGATAATATGGTTTTGTCGTATGAAAAAAAGACTGAAAAGCTGGAAGCAATTAAAGCTCAACTCAAGTTCAGGAAAGAAGTTTTAAATCAAATCCCAGATGATAAAACAGTcttcaatataacaaaaacaaaagaagggTCAAAATCAAGAAAACAATTAACCGTTGaagaatttgttaaaaatctcAAAGATCTTGTTAGACAATCAATTGTGAAAGACAATCTCACTGAAACAGAAAGACATATATTAGTTGGTAAACGTATAAAACATAGGTTGATGATTGATGGTCATGAGAAATGGTATCATGGAAAGGTTATTTCACAGGTAAAGCAAACTAAACATTGCATTTTGATTATGCCACTAAAAAGCAATATTTGCTATTTCCTGAactgcaaaataaaacatacaccAGTAAATGTCCAGTGTAATAATCATCATGAACATCTTTGA